The following coding sequences lie in one Phaenicophaeus curvirostris isolate KB17595 chromosome 5, BPBGC_Pcur_1.0, whole genome shotgun sequence genomic window:
- the LOC138720673 gene encoding LOW QUALITY PROTEIN: histone-lysine N-methyltransferase SETD2-like (The sequence of the model RefSeq protein was modified relative to this genomic sequence to represent the inferred CDS: inserted 5 bases in 4 codons; substituted 2 bases at 2 genomic stop codons): MEDSAATSTDLNKKEAEKLQPDPGKPQSTKRPSYLPGSFKSADVAQHQPGLFKPKGRQGKGGFNQSGLGDFSSLDGFYTMGHVGGXWEGTKFSQLGKPSSNYRHPDSSIRVYSGYGYQPGLGVYXQDNGXGDARSAGRPSAANYKPIQGQILDSLIGDHKDYEEDDCWDDDHQLCFPSPSRKCPVPSQKVKGSVQAPKISSNSHKEPLPSREKEVVNILGKNNAQERGQPKRRHPELETNSEGNVDSREKKKAKLEGRQVEATRQNSSVVSPLCVMDDFKDPQRWKELAKLGKMPPYFDLIDENMYLTERNNKTSHRDMKHIVCQCPPLSKEQRAQGAVACGERCLNRLLLIECSSQCPNGNYCSNRRIQKKHYADVEVILTQDKGWGLRAARDLPPDTFILEYCGEVLDHKEFKARRKEYARNKNVHSYFMAMTEKEIIDATQKGNCSRFMNHSCEPNCKAQKWMVNGQLRVGLFTTKLVPSGSELTFDYHFQHYSKEAQKCFCRSANCRGYLGGDKRVIISPTRRTMEKAHSRKKHSVDRELQVLLENGETESNENQGLRLTWLMLRIRTLEQKLTCLRILRNMRSQSGLKSFLKHDGLSLLWIWMKEMEMDYGKGSAANNPQLQLEILKTLERLPITTKNMLEDSKVIPIIERWVQAKESQNQTDKIRDVTNRATRLLNTWKQLKHVYRIPKKRPAEKDNSASCGRETISHRDERPAPKQHILSGQQEPERQSWGKRRSXSPLLSAYERGRKRPADTYDTPTPCKKRVQFERHHGLSLAERRKLFEQQFIQQEAQKQQQQNWEMAHTLLCYSMGYGAPHNSCNGYTWGYPTQAHTDPSNPNAGNMLLPTPNMGSMGLPAADEQPQTWVQRQGSGVWDCSQQTVAPQQHYVPAQCQPAWHXEAQTSXPCLQMTPPTVETYSHPGLLNIQGQQIDTDYPQGDTKNVKCKAKEYIEKYMQKFRALYILKEDTDLE; the protein is encoded by the exons ATGGAGGATAGTGCAGCAACTTCTACTGATCTCAACAAGAAGGAGGCAGAGAAGCTGCAGCCTGATCCAGGGAAGCCTCAGAGCACCAAGCGGCCATCTTACCTGCCAGGGAGTTTCAAAAGCGCTGATGTAGCTCAGCATCAGCCAGGGCTTTTCAAGCCAAAAGGTAGGCAAGGGAAGGGTGGCTTTAACCAGTCTGGCCTCGGAGATTTCTCCAGCCTGGACGGTTTTTACACGATGGGGCACGTGGGTGG TTGGGAAGGGACCAAGTTTTCTCAGCTGGGGAAACCAAGTAGCAACTACCGACACCCAGACAGCAGCATCAGGGTCTACTCAGGCTATGGTTACCAGCCAGGCTTGGGAGTGT GGCAAGACAACGGTTAGGGGGATGCGAGGTCTGCTGGCAGACCTTCTGCAGCTAATTACAAGCCAATTCAAGGGCAAATACTGGATTCTCTCATAGGTGATCACAAGGACTATGAAGAGGATGACTGCTGGGATGACGACCACCAGCTTTGTTTTCCCAGCCCCTCCAGAAAATGCCCAGTGCCCAGCCAGAAAGTAAAAGGCTCAGTGCAGGCACCCAAGATTAGCAGCAATTCACACAAGGAGCCGCTGCccagcagggagaaggaggtggtGAACATTTTGGGAAAAAACAATGCACAAGAGCGTGGTCAACCGAAAAGAAGACACCCGGAGTTGGAGACTAACTCTGAGGGTAATGTGGACTcgagggagaagaagaaggcAAAACTGGAAGGCAGGCAAGTGGAGGCAACACGGCAGAACTCCTCCGTGGTCAGTCCATTGTGTGTCATGGATGACTTCAAAGACCCCCAGCGCTGGAAGGAGTTAGCCAAGCTAGGAAAGATGCCCCCTTACTTTGACCTGATTGACGAGAACATGTACTTGACAGAAAGGAACAACAAAACATCTCACCGGGATATGAAGCACATAGTGTGCCAATGCCCTCCTCTCTCCAAAGAGCAGCGAGCTCAGGGAGCGGTTGCTTGCGGAGAACGCTGTCTGAATCGCCTGCTCCTGATAGAGTGTTCTTCCCAGTGCCCAAATGGCAACTACTGCTCCAACAGGCGCATCCAGAAGAAGCACTATGCAGATGTTGAAGTGATCCTCACTCAAGACAAAGGCTGGGGGCTGAGGGCTGCCAGAGATCTGCCACCAGATACTTTCATCTTGGAGTACTGCGGAGAAGTGCTGGATCACAAGGAGTTCAAGGCTCGCAGGAAGGAATATGCCCGCAACAAGAACGTTCATTCTTATTTCATGGCCATGACAGAAAAGGAGATCATTGATGCTACCCAGAAAGGAAACTGCTCTCGGTTCATGAACCACAGCTGCGAACCAAACTGTAAGGCACAAAAGTGGATGGTGAATGGGCAGCTCCGAGTTGGACTTTTCACCACCAAACTAGTCCCATCGGGCTCAGAGCTGACGTTTGATTACCACTTCCAGCACTACAGCAAAGAGGCTCAGAAATGCTTCTGCCGCTCAGCTAACTGCCGGGGTTACCTGGGAGGTGACAAGAGGGTCATCATCAGCCCCACCAGAAGAACAATGGAAAAGGCACACTCCCGTAAGAAGCATTCGGTGGACAGGGAGCTGCAAGTGCTGCTGGAGAATGGAGAGACTGAAAGCAATGAGAACCAAGGTCTCAGGTTAACCTGGCTGATGCTTCGAATTAGAACTCTGGAGCAGAAGCTCACCTGCCTCAGAATCCTACGGAACATGCGCTCACAATCTGGCCTGAAATCCTTCCTGAAGCATGATGGCCTCTCTCTCCTCTGGATTTGgatgaaggagatggagatggattATGGGAAAGGAAGCGCAGCTAACAACCcgcagctgcagctggagattCTAAAGACACTAGAGCGCCTGCCCATAACCACCAAGAACATGCTGGAAGACAGCAAAGTGATTCCCATCATCGAGCGCTGGGTGCAGGCCAAGGAAAGCCAAAACCAGACAGACAAAATACGGGATGTGACCAACCGAGCTACGAGGCTGCTCAACACCTGGAAGCAGCTCAAGCATGTGTATCGGATCCcaaagaagaggccagcagaaaaggacaacAGCGCCAGTTGTGGCAGAGAGACCATCAGCCACAGGGATGAGAGGCCTGCTCCCAAACAGCACATCCTCAGCGGGCAGCAGGAACCcgagaggcagagctggggaaagaGACGGA CATCGCCACTGCTCTCAGCATACGAGCGAGGAAGGAAGAGGCCAGCGGACACATACGACACTCCAACACCTTGCAAGAAGAGAGTCCAATTTGAGCGCCACCACGGGCTGTCCCTAGCAGAGCGCAGGAAGCTCTTTGAGCAGCAGTTCATCCAGCAGGAGGCCcagaaacagcaacagcaaaactgGGAGATGGCACACACCCTGCTCTGCTACTCCATGGGCTACGGCGCGCCTCACAACAGCTGCAACGGCTACACCTGGGGCTACCCCACACAAGCCCACACAGACCCCAGCAACCCCAACGCTGGCAACATGCTGCTGCCCACACCCAACATGGGTTCCATGGGCTTGCCGGCGGCAGACGAGCAACCGCAGACTTGGGTGCAGAGACAGGGCTCTGGGGTCTGGGACTGCAGCCAGCAGACTGTAGCCCCACAACAGCATTACGTGCCAGCCCAGTGCCAACCAGCCTGGCATTAAGAAGCACAGACCA TACCCTGCTTGCAAATGACCCCACCGACTGTAGAGACCTACAGCCACCCAGGTCTCCTGAACATCCAAGGCCAACAAATTGACACGGATTATCCACAGGGAGACACCAAGAatgtgaaatgcaaagcaaaggaaTACATCGAGAAATACATGCAGAAATTCAGGGCGCTCTACATActcaaagaggacacagacctcGAGTAA